In Nymphaea colorata isolate Beijing-Zhang1983 chromosome 3, ASM883128v2, whole genome shotgun sequence, a genomic segment contains:
- the LOC116251292 gene encoding magnesium transporter MRS2-1-like yields the protein MASNLKERLLPPKPATAANRPLFQGLDLSGLKKRGHGVRSWIRIDSSGDSQVVELDKLAVMRRCDLPARDLRLLDPLFVYPSTILGREKAIVVNLEHIRCIITADEVLLLNSLDSYVIQYVVELQRRLGFERRSFSPSANNFEDGFGGSSPTDGLPFEFRALEVALELACTFLDSQAADLEIEAYPLLDELTSKLSTLNLERVRRLKSRLVALTRRVQKVRDEIEQLMDDDGDMAEMYLTEKKLRMDSTYGDQSMIVYGSIGAGVSVSAPVSPVSSPPESRRLEKSLSIGRSRHESMRSTESGEDIEELEMLLETYFVVIGSTLNKLTSLKEYIDDTEDFINIQLDNVRNQLIQFELLLTTATFVVAIFGVVAGIFGMNFSISLFDEPDAFKWVLLITGACGLLIFCGFVWFFRHRRLMPL from the exons ATGGCCTCCAATTTAAAGGAGCGCCTTCTCCCTCCCAAGCCGGCCACCGCCGCCAACCGGCCTCTTTTCCAGGGCCTCGACCTCTCCGGCCTCAAGAAGCGCGGGCATGGCGTCCGCTCTTGGATCCGCATTGACAGTTCCGGAGACTCCCAGGTCGTGGAGCTCGACAAGCTCGCGGTCATGCGCCGGTGCGACCTCCCCGCCCGCGACCTCCGCCTCCTTGACCCTCTATTCGTCTACCCGTCCACCATCCTGGGCCGTGAGAAGGCTATCGTCGTCAACCTCGAGCACATCCGCTGTATTATCACCGCGGACGAGGTCCTCCTCCTCAATTCCCTCGATAGCTACGTCATTCAGTACGTCGTCGAGTTGCAGCGCCGCCTCGGCTTCGAGCGTAGGAGCTTCTCGCCGTCGGCGAACAATTTCGAGGACGGGTTTGGCGGGTCGTCGCCGACGGATGGCCTGCCGTTCGAGTTCCGCGCGCTCGAGGTGGCGCTGGAGTTAGCGTGCACGTTTCTTGATTCTCAG gcagcaGATCTAGAGATAGAAGCATATCCGTTGTTGGATGAGCTGACCTCAAAGCTAAGTACTTTAAATTTGGAACGAGTACGGAGATTGAAGAGCAGGCTTGTTGCTTTGACTCGTAGGGTTCAGAAG GTGAGGGATGAGATAGAGCAGCTTATGGATGACGATGGAGATATGGCTGAGATGTATTTAACTGAAAAAAAGCTGAGGATGGACTCCACATATGGTGATCAATCCATGATAGTTTATGGCTCAATCGGAGCAGGGGTATCAGTCTCTGCTCCTGTTTCCCCTGTCTCTTCTCCTCCAGAATCTCGAAGACTGGAGAAGAGCCTAAGCATTGGCAGAAGCAGGCATGAGAGCATGAGGAGCACGGAAAGTGGCGAGGACATTGAAGAGTTGGAAATGCTACTCGAAAcctattttgttgttattgggAGCACGCTGAACAAACTAACATCG CTGAAGGAGTACATTGACGACACAGAAGACTTCATAAATATACAGCTG GACAATGTCagaaatcagttgattcagttcgaGTTGCTGCTTACAACCGCAACGTTTGTGGTGGCAATTTTTGGAGTAGTAGCGGGCATCTTTGGCATGAATTTCTCAATATCATTGTTCGATGAACCAGATGCATTCAAGTGGGTTTTGTTGATCACTGGTGCATGCGGGTTGCTGATTTTCTGTGGATTCGTGTGGTTTTTCAGACACAGAAGACTGATGCCTTTGTAA
- the LOC116250125 gene encoding uncharacterized protein LOC116250125, translated as MAENGGGGFRARVDHFLYSGEKKHVLAGIALVGVVFVVPWFFMNRGTTHSSHQDYMEKADKARSERLSSSASSFK; from the exons atggcggAGAACGGGGGAGGAGGGTTTAGGGCGCGGGTGGATCACTTCCTCTACAGCGGAGAAAAGAAGCACGTCCTCGCCGGTATTGCCCTCGTCGGCGTCGTTTTCGTCGTTCCTTGGTTTTTCATGAACCGAG GCACTACACACAGTTCCCACCAAGATTATATGGAGAAAGCTGACAAAGCAAGGAGCGAAAGACTCTCTTCCAGTGCATCTTCTTTCAAGTGA